One Hydrogenophaga crassostreae genomic region harbors:
- the aceK gene encoding bifunctional isocitrate dehydrogenase kinase/phosphatase, giving the protein MFPSRLDSPVAHDIAKAMMDGFNRHYRLFRTESARAKHRFETQDWNGQQRAQRDRIEFYDLRVKECVKRLTKEFVAHNQPMDVWEQVKLHYIGLLVNHHQPELAETFFNSVTTKILNRAYFQNDFIFVRPAVSTEYIENDEPNAKPTYLCYYPQADSMLDKVLLMVRDFDLRVPFDDLDRDAMLVLDAMKARFDHVKLRANFQFQALSTLFFRNKGAYIVGKIINGFQEMPFALPIVHNEAGKLIIDAALFGEDDLLLLFSFARAYFMVDMEIPSAYVQFLRNLMPRKPRAEFYISLGLAKQGKTLFYRDFLFHMRHSTDKFRIAPGIKGMVMLVFDLPSYPFVFKVIKDFYPPQKDTSREQIRGKYQLVKNHDRVGRMADTLEFSVAGFPRERFTDELIAEITKFAPSQLEIADTNGDGKLEVLIKHVYIERRMIPLNIYLQEAFDALRIDAQDAVAQAQLTRAVVEYGNAIKDLVAANIFPGDMLWKNFGITRHGKVVFYDYDEIEYITDCNFRKVPEPRNEEEEMSGEIWYSVAKGDVFPETFGPFLLGNPRVRAEFMRHHADLLEPDFWQQHKERIVAGHVHDVFPYERDRRFHAH; this is encoded by the coding sequence GTGTTCCCCAGTCGATTGGACTCCCCCGTCGCCCACGATATCGCCAAGGCGATGATGGACGGATTCAATCGCCACTACCGGCTGTTTCGCACCGAGTCGGCCCGCGCCAAGCACCGCTTTGAAACCCAGGACTGGAATGGTCAGCAGCGGGCCCAGCGCGACCGCATCGAGTTCTACGATCTGCGGGTCAAGGAATGCGTCAAGCGCCTGACCAAGGAGTTTGTTGCCCACAACCAGCCCATGGATGTGTGGGAGCAGGTCAAGCTGCACTACATCGGCTTGTTGGTGAACCACCACCAGCCCGAGCTGGCCGAGACCTTCTTCAACTCGGTCACCACCAAGATACTCAACCGCGCGTACTTCCAGAACGATTTCATCTTTGTGCGACCGGCAGTCTCTACCGAATACATCGAGAACGACGAGCCCAACGCCAAACCCACCTACCTCTGTTACTACCCACAGGCCGACAGCATGCTGGACAAGGTGTTGCTCATGGTGCGCGATTTTGATCTGAGGGTGCCTTTTGACGACCTGGATCGGGATGCAATGCTGGTTCTGGATGCCATGAAGGCACGCTTTGATCATGTGAAGCTGCGCGCCAACTTCCAGTTTCAGGCGCTCTCGACGCTGTTCTTTCGCAACAAGGGTGCCTACATCGTGGGCAAGATCATCAATGGCTTTCAGGAGATGCCGTTTGCGCTGCCCATCGTGCACAACGAAGCCGGCAAGCTGATCATCGACGCGGCCCTGTTCGGCGAAGACGATTTGCTGCTGCTGTTTTCGTTCGCGCGTGCCTACTTCATGGTCGACATGGAAATTCCCAGCGCGTATGTTCAGTTTCTGCGCAACCTGATGCCGCGCAAACCACGCGCCGAGTTTTACATTTCGCTGGGGTTGGCCAAGCAGGGCAAGACGCTGTTCTACCGCGATTTTCTGTTCCACATGCGGCACAGCACCGACAAGTTCCGCATCGCCCCGGGCATCAAGGGCATGGTGATGCTGGTGTTCGATTTGCCGAGCTACCCGTTTGTATTCAAAGTCATCAAGGACTTTTACCCGCCTCAAAAAGACACCTCGCGCGAGCAGATCCGTGGCAAATACCAGCTGGTGAAAAACCACGACCGGGTGGGCCGCATGGCCGACACGCTGGAGTTTTCAGTCGCCGGTTTTCCGCGCGAGCGTTTCACCGATGAACTCATCGCCGAGATCACAAAATTCGCACCCAGCCAGCTGGAGATTGCCGATACCAATGGCGATGGCAAGCTTGAGGTACTGATCAAGCACGTCTACATCGAACGGCGCATGATTCCGCTCAACATCTATTTGCAAGAAGCGTTCGATGCGCTGCGCATTGATGCGCAAGATGCGGTCGCCCAGGCGCAGCTCACACGGGCGGTGGTGGAGTATGGCAATGCCATTAAGGACCTGGTGGCGGCCAATATTTTTCCGGGCGACATGCTGTGGAAAAACTTTGGCATCACCCGCCACGGCAAGGTGGTTTTTTACGACTACGACGAAATCGAATACATCACCGATTGCAACTTCCGTAAAGTGCCTGAGCCGCGCAACGAAGAAGAAGAGATGTCGGGCGAGATCTGGTACAGCGTGGCCAAAGGTGATGTGTTCCCGGAAACCTTCGGCCCCTTCCTGCTGGGCAACCCGCGGGTGCGCGCCGAGTTCATGAGGCACCACGCCGACTTGCTGGAACCCGATTTCTGGCAGCAGCACAAAGAGCGCATTGTTGCCGGGCATGTGCACGATGTATTCCCTTATGAACGCGATCGGCGCTTTCATGCACATTGA
- the can gene encoding carbonate dehydratase — translation MSSQLQDLFQHNREWAAAMVREKPTFFTDLIAQQSPQYMWIGCSDSRVPANQITGLAPGEVFVHRNVANVVVPTDLNCLSTIQFAVDQLKVKHLMVVGHYGCGGVKAALNDTRVGLADNWLRHIKDVRDQHATLIAATPEAHRVDVLCELNAIEQVMNVAQTTVVQDAWGRGQSLTLHAWVYALSDGLLRDMVMTVDSNEGLETVYWAAVDGVAAKRHAQPA, via the coding sequence ACACAACCGCGAATGGGCTGCGGCCATGGTGCGTGAGAAGCCCACGTTTTTCACCGACCTGATCGCCCAGCAGAGCCCGCAATACATGTGGATCGGCTGTTCCGACAGCCGTGTGCCGGCCAACCAGATCACGGGTCTGGCGCCAGGCGAAGTCTTTGTGCACCGCAATGTGGCCAATGTGGTGGTGCCCACCGACCTGAACTGCCTGTCCACGATCCAGTTCGCCGTCGATCAGCTCAAAGTGAAACACCTGATGGTGGTGGGTCATTACGGCTGTGGTGGCGTGAAGGCCGCGCTCAATGACACGCGCGTGGGCCTGGCCGACAACTGGCTGCGCCATATCAAGGACGTGCGCGACCAGCACGCCACATTGATCGCGGCCACACCCGAGGCCCACCGGGTGGATGTGTTGTGCGAGCTCAACGCCATCGAGCAGGTGATGAACGTGGCCCAGACAACCGTGGTGCAAGACGCCTGGGGCCGTGGGCAGTCGCTCACGCTGCACGCCTGGGTTTACGCCTTGAGCGACGGCCTGTTGCGCGACATGGTGATGACCGTCGATTCCAACGAAGGCCTGGAAACGGTGTACTGGGCTGCGGTCGATGGCGTGGCCGCCAAGCGCCATGCTCAACCCGCCTGA